The following nucleotide sequence is from Zingiber officinale cultivar Zhangliang chromosome 10A, Zo_v1.1, whole genome shotgun sequence.
ATGACAGCGATAAAAAAGTCGAAATATAATAGCGACTCGAAGACTGAAATATAAAAACAGCTCGCGGGCCGAAATATAACAACAACTCAAAAGTTGAAACATAATAATAACACGAAGGTTGAAACACAACACATAAGTTGAATTGGCATGAAGGTCAGAACACAGAACACAGAACACAGACCAGATCGGTACGAGATCATCACGGAAAAAAAAACAATAGTATCTCTACCTATTTCCCACTCAGTCATCGGTAACGAGCTATCACAAGAATATGCAATCACGTCACCTCTAGAGAATTTGAACCATAGTCTTTATCTCTTATCTCTACTTCTACGAGGAATTTGGACCTCTCCTTTTCCAAATCCAACAACTGCATGCGGAAAAATCAGAAGAAGATGAAAAAAATGGTCAAAAGACGCGAAAAGAGAACGATGGTGGCATCAGACCGAACTTCATAAGAAAATATTGCCGGCGGCCGGCCTTGGCGACAGAGCGGCGGCTGTATAGTGCTGCATGCATGCGTTTAAAGAACTTCTCCTTCTCGTCCTGCTTCGCCACCTTCGGCGTCTGGCCTCGGACATTCCCTCACCAGCCACCGTACCGAAAAGGCCATCCAATGGATGATCGACGACAACGATAAACCAACTCATAgaaaagtaattaaaaatattcaaaTCTGATGAATAATCTTTTTCCCTCCCTTTATCCCCTCGTCATACTTTTCGACCTCTTTGATTAGACTCTTTCAAACtgcctttttcaaaaaaaaataaaaaataaaaaacttccatAATAAATAATCTATTGCTGTTAATTACTTTGTGCTCcagtaattaaattaataagcTGTACACTCAGAACTACGCGCGTAGTCTCTCTTGCCCATTCTTCGGGTTCGGAATGTCTGTTATGCCTACGTTGTGTTCCAGAcaaatatcgattacgaaaataCCAAATGGCTAATATTATATGATGTATTTGACTGAGTCTTACGCGCGATGCATCTAAATGACAAATTTTGTTTCCTTGACAAGCAAGGTTAGCTCGCATTTCAGTAAATCAAAAAATCGAACGAAAATCTACAGGTCAAATTTCAAGCCAACGTTGACATGCGTTTTCAACAAGATCAAACTATAATAACTGCGCGTCTCATCCATCTGATGCAGTCTCCTAAATAAAATATtcggattttagaatttttcgtCCTCGATTAATGGGCGATAGCAAAGACCAGACGATCAGTCCATTTTTCatgatgttttttttaaataataattttaaaaaatattttctgatTTTTAAAAAACCTCGGTCCCGCCCAGCCTGACCGTCGGATACGGTAGTTTACTTGTTCCCGTATCAGCACACATGGTTACGTATAACTAAAcagtaaatttatttttattaattaaaaaaataagaaaaatcaaagtttCACGGTCCTCCATTTTGAAGCAGTCTCCCTTCAAATTAACTCAATTCACACGTACTCGTTGGAAAATCAAAATCAAAGCTCAGACTCTTGTCGTCGTCGATCCATTCAAAGTTCCTCGATCATGATGCTTATAAATTCCATACCACTTAACACATTGCACAACCAATTACTTCAGTATTAATTAGTTGAAGCGGAATTAACTACACAAATAATCCCACATCGatcaattcattccactaaaatcaATCCATTAATTCCTCTGTTTTATTGATTTGCCATGGCCGCGTCTTCCGTGCGCCGCGCTGTCGTCCCCTTCAGCGCCACCGCCTCGCGGGTCCTGGCCAGGAAATCAGTCGGCGCATTCGTGGCGGCGACGCGGAAGACGACGAAGGCGCCGGAATGCACGCCGGGCGTAGAGGTGTTCCTGAGCCACCGCGGGGTCGACACCAAGAGCTCCGTGGCGGGGCTGCTGTACGACCGGCTGGTGCAGATGAACGTCCGGCCGTTCCTAGACAACCGGTCGATGGAGCCCGGCGACAAGCTGTACGAGTGCATCGACGAGGGAATCCGGCAGAGCAAGGTCGGGGTGGTCATCTTCTCCCGGCGCTACTGCGACTCCGTGTTCTGCCTCCACGAGCTGGCGATGATGGTGGAGGCCAACAAGAAGCTCATCCCCGTCTTCTGCGACGTCAAGCCGTCGGATCTCGTCGTGCTCGGCGACCCCGCCGAGCATTCGCCGGAGGATCTCAAACGCTACGACAGGGCGATCGCGGAAGCCAGGCGCACCGTCGGCTTGAACTTCGACTCCAAGAACGGGTAAGCTTTAATTAATTTTCGATCGGTaattgaaaaattcccttataatTTACTAATTAATCAACTCGagtaattaattctaattttcgGTGTCGATTTAATCGAACAGGAATTGGTCGGAGTTGGTGTCGAGGACGGCCAACATCGTGCTCAAGTGCTTggaagaggaaaagtcacgaAGACGTTCGAGACACTGAAGACGTACGGCACGTGCATGCAATTTATCGAATGCATGCATTCAGATTGAGTGATTTAATTGCTGATGATTCTTTGTAATAAAACATTAACAATTTTTGGTAAATAAATTATAGATAAATCagagaaaaattactaaatataactttaatttaatttgtatGTAGTTTCTATctgtaaaaaattttatttccactcCTTAGCGTATAAAATTTCATTTACTTTAACTCTCCTTCATACAAATATTATTATCTAATTATCCttcatattttttaataaaagaaatctaaaaataaatataattctttttaaattcagtattttatactagaatcaa
It contains:
- the LOC122028028 gene encoding TIR-only protein-like, whose amino-acid sequence is MAASSVRRAVVPFSATASRVLARKSVGAFVAATRKTTKAPECTPGVEVFLSHRGVDTKSSVAGLLYDRLVQMNVRPFLDNRSMEPGDKLYECIDEGIRQSKVGVVIFSRRYCDSVFCLHELAMMVEANKKLIPVFCDVKPSDLVVLGDPAEHSPEDLKRYDRAIAEARRTVGLNFDSKNGNWSELVSRTANIVLKCLEEEKSRRRSRH